The segment TCGCTGGAGCGGCGCTCGACACGCACGCCGTCGAGCCGCCTCACCCCGACAACCCCCTCTTTCAGCGCGACGATGTCATCGTGACACCGCACATCGCCTTCTCGACGGCGGAGTCGATCGCCGCCGTCAACGCCGCCGTCATGCGCAATCTGACCGACGGAATGGAGGGCAGAAAGCCGGCGTTCCTCGTCAATCCAGACGCCTGGCAGGCTGCCCGCGCACGCGCCGAATCGTAGGAGATGTGACGATGCACAAGTGCGCCATTCTCGGATGCGGAGGCAGAGCCCACGGTCACGCGGACGCCTACCGGCACGTCAGGCTCGGGAAGCTCGCCGCCATCTGCGACATGGACGAGGGCAGGCTGGCGTCGTTCGGCGAGCGCTGGGGTGTCTCGACGCGCTACACGAGCTTCGAGGAGATGCTCGACAAGGAGAAACCGGACCTTCTTCACATCGTGACGCCGCCGCAGTTGCGGGTCAGTCTGCTGACCATTGCCAGCGATCATGGCGTCCCAGCGATTCTCATCGAGAAACCCATCGCCATCCAGGGCGAAGACTACGCGCAACTCCGAGAGCTCGACGCACGGACCCGCACGAAGATCTGCGTTAACCACCAACTCCACTTCCATCCACGATCGCTCGAGTTCCAGCGCGCCGTTCAGGACGGAGCCATCGGCGAGCTCCGCTTCGTCGAGGCGAGCGCACGGCTCAACCTGTCCGGTCAAGGCACTCACATCCTGGAGCTCGTCGCCGCCTACACGGTCGGCGCGACGCCGACGGGCGTCTTCGGCAA is part of the Candidatus Poribacteria bacterium genome and harbors:
- a CDS encoding Gfo/Idh/MocA family oxidoreductase, translated to MHKCAILGCGGRAHGHADAYRHVRLGKLAAICDMDEGRLASFGERWGVSTRYTSFEEMLDKEKPDLLHIVTPPQLRVSLLTIASDHGVPAILIEKPIAIQGEDYAQLRELDARTRTKICVNHQLHFHPRSLEFQRAVQDGAIGELRFVEASARLNLSGQGTHILELVAAYTVGATPTGVFG